The DNA window CATCATCGCGAACCCGAACTGCACCACGATGGCGGCGATGCCCGCCCTGAAGGTCCTCCACGACGAGGCGGGCCTGGCCCGGCTGAAGGTCGCCACCTACCAGGCCGTCTCCGGCTCCGGCGTCGCCGGGGTCGCTGAACTGGCTGGTCAGGTGCGCAATGGAGTGGACGACGTCGAGAAGCTCGCGATCGACGGAGCGGCCGTGGACCTCGGCACTCCCGAGGTCTACGCCAAGCCGATCGCCTACAACGTGGTCGCCCTGGCCGGGAGCCTCGTGGACGACGGCTCGGGGGAGACCGACGAGGAGCAGAAGCTCCGGAACGAGTCGCGCAAGATCCTGGGCCTGCCGAATCTGCCGGTCGCGGGCACCTGCGTGCGCGTGCCGGTGATGAGCGGCCACTCCCTGGTGATCCATGCCGAGTTCGATCGGGCGCTCAGCCCGGAGCGCGCCCAGGAGCTGCTCGAGGGAGCGCCCGGGGTCGAGATCGTCGACGTGCCCAACCCGCTCGAGGCCGCGGGCCGGGACGGAACGTTCGTGGGCCGGATTCGCAAGGACCAGTCGGTCCCGGACGGCAAGGGGCTGGTCCTCTTCGTTGTTGCGGATAATCTGCGCAAGGGCGCCGCCCTCAACGCGATCCAGATCGCGGAGCTGATCGCTCAGAACTGACCGGTGAAGGAGAACTCCGATGACACTCGATGCTGCCAGCGCACCCCATGGACCGGGAACGGGCCCCACGCCGCTGTCATCGTTGTTCTCCGATCGGGTCGGCGAGGAGCTCTCCGATGGTGGTGCCGTGGCGGCGGGCGTGGACCCGCTGGCCCAGGTGCTGCGCACGCTGGACGGGATCTCCGCGACGGAGCTCGCGGCCAGCCCGGGCGGCAGGGCGCTGATCGACACCTCGCTGGGCGGCCCGCCGGAGGATGAGGGCACGGCCGACCAGTCGGCGGCCTCCACCCGTCGCGAGGAGATCCTGGACTCCGCCTCGGCGCTGTTCGCCGAGCGCGGCTATCACGGCTCCAGCCTGCGGGACATCTCCCGGCGGGTGGGCATCTCGCATCCGGGGATGCTGCATCACTTCTCCTCCAAGGGGGCGCTGCTGAACGCGGTCATCGACCGCCTCGAGGCGCATGCGCAGGGCCTGCTGGACTCCGTCGAGGTGCTGCAGACCTCGCCGCAGTCGCTGATCGCCGCGCTCACGGGGCCCTGGGACCCGCGCCAGCACTCCATGGCGCTGCTGGCCACGCTCTCCGCCGAGGTGGTGAACCCGGATCATCCGGGGCGGTTCCGCATCGCGCGGCTCCGGCTCGTGCACGAGTACGTGCTCGAGCAGGTGCTGACGGGACTGGCGGAGAACGATTGCCTGGTCCCGAAGGCGGATCCGAAGTTCCTGGCCAGGACCCTGTTCTCGCTGCTGATGAGCCTGACGGTGCGCGAGCGCACGGTGCGTGAGCTGCAGAAGACGGCCGACGGCGACCCTGCGGCCGACGTGCGGGCGTTCGTGGAGCAGCTCATCTCGGAGTGAGCCCGAAGTGAGCCCGGCGGGGGCCCTGGACTTCTTGTCCCCCGGGCGCGAACCGGTCGGTAGACTCGGGCGTTGTGATCGCCTGCGGAGAGCCCCGATGAGCCCCGGCGCGATGCCCGAGGTCGAGGGCGGCGCCGAGGGGTCTTCGCGATCCGTCGGCACCTCCGGGGCAGGTCCCCGCGATGCCGCGTTCGTGGAGCGCCGACGGCGCCTGCTGGCCCTGGCCGGGCTGACGGTCCACGGCAGCGACGGTCGGACCGTGGGCCGGGTGCGGGACATCTATCTCGAGGACGCCACCGGCGAGCTGGCGGCGATCACCGTGATGCCCCGGCAGCTCAGCGCCCGCAGCGTGCTGATCCCCGCCGCGGCGATCGCCTCGCTTCCCGAGGTGCCTCCCGTCGAACCGGCCGACGACTCCTCGGCGAGCGTGATCCCCTCGAGCGAAGCCCCCGTCGCCCCGGCCGAGGCCTCCGTCGTCCCGTCCGGCACCGAGGACTCCGGCCGCCCGGCGGCCCCCGCCGTCGTGCCCACCGGGCGGACGGCACCGGCTCCCACGGATGCCGCTCCGCGCTCCGCCGACGACCACGACGCCGACCACGACGACGACCACGCGGTCCACCTCCTCGTCGACACCCGCACGGCGAAGGCCGGCACCAGCCCGCCGCAGACCCTGCACGTCACGCCCCAGGACCTGCACGAGGCGTCGGCCGCACTCCACCTCACCGAGCGGTCCGATCGCGGATGAGACTGCTCCTCCTGACCCACTACTACGGCCCGGAGTTCGGGGCTCCCCAGCGGCGTTGGTCGGCGCTCATCGAGCGGTTCATCGCCGCCGGGCACCGGGTCACGGTCGCCGCACCGGTGCCGCACTATCCGGCCGGTCGCCCCACCGCCGAGCAGCGGCGGCATCACCGCATGGGAGCGGTCGAGAAGGGGCTCCACGGCGAGACCGTGCTGCGCACCGCCTATCTCCCGCATCAGGCGGACATCGCCTCCCGCACCGCGGACCATCTCGTCGCGGCGCTCGACGCGATGCGCCGCC is part of the Brachybacterium ginsengisoli genome and encodes:
- a CDS encoding TetR/AcrR family transcriptional regulator; translation: MTLDAASAPHGPGTGPTPLSSLFSDRVGEELSDGGAVAAGVDPLAQVLRTLDGISATELAASPGGRALIDTSLGGPPEDEGTADQSAASTRREEILDSASALFAERGYHGSSLRDISRRVGISHPGMLHHFSSKGALLNAVIDRLEAHAQGLLDSVEVLQTSPQSLIAALTGPWDPRQHSMALLATLSAEVVNPDHPGRFRIARLRLVHEYVLEQVLTGLAENDCLVPKADPKFLARTLFSLLMSLTVRERTVRELQKTADGDPAADVRAFVEQLISE
- a CDS encoding aspartate-semialdehyde dehydrogenase — its product is MSRTPGYSADGPVIGVVGATGQVGRVMLTLLADRAVSHSAIRVFASARSAGTTVQYAGLPLTVEDAETADLTSEGRRVDIAIFSAGGSTSKALAPRFAEAGATVVDNSSAWRRDDEVPLVVSEVNPEKLANLPRGIIANPNCTTMAAMPALKVLHDEAGLARLKVATYQAVSGSGVAGVAELAGQVRNGVDDVEKLAIDGAAVDLGTPEVYAKPIAYNVVALAGSLVDDGSGETDEEQKLRNESRKILGLPNLPVAGTCVRVPVMSGHSLVIHAEFDRALSPERAQELLEGAPGVEIVDVPNPLEAAGRDGTFVGRIRKDQSVPDGKGLVLFVVADNLRKGAALNAIQIAELIAQN
- a CDS encoding PRC-barrel domain-containing protein — its product is MSPGAMPEVEGGAEGSSRSVGTSGAGPRDAAFVERRRRLLALAGLTVHGSDGRTVGRVRDIYLEDATGELAAITVMPRQLSARSVLIPAAAIASLPEVPPVEPADDSSASVIPSSEAPVAPAEASVVPSGTEDSGRPAAPAVVPTGRTAPAPTDAAPRSADDHDADHDDDHAVHLLVDTRTAKAGTSPPQTLHVTPQDLHEASAALHLTERSDRG